In Trichocoleus desertorum NBK24, the following are encoded in one genomic region:
- a CDS encoding phosphomannose isomerase type II C-terminal cupin domain, translating to MAQLQEAPPASTFPTSAPSPTKGLAATELRPWGSFTILEEGRGYKIKRIEVKPGHRLSLQMHHHRSEHWIVVSGTARVTCGGQELVLCSNQSTYVPQCTSHRLENPGVIPLVLIEVQNGEYLGEDDIVRFQDDYARTAAKVSNN from the coding sequence GTGGCCCAGCTCCAAGAAGCCCCCCCAGCGTCTACCTTCCCCACATCCGCCCCAAGTCCTACCAAAGGACTCGCTGCCACAGAACTGCGCCCTTGGGGTTCTTTCACAATCCTAGAAGAGGGCCGAGGCTACAAAATTAAGCGAATTGAGGTCAAGCCAGGACATCGCCTCAGCTTGCAAATGCATCATCACCGTAGTGAGCACTGGATTGTGGTTTCTGGCACCGCTAGAGTCACTTGTGGTGGTCAAGAACTGGTTTTGTGCAGCAATCAATCCACCTATGTACCACAATGCACTAGCCACCGCTTAGAGAACCCTGGAGTCATTCCACTCGTTCTAATTGAAGTCCAGAACGGAGAATACCTTGGGGAAGATGATATTGTGCGCTTCCAAGATGATTACGCCCGTACTGCGGCAAAAGTAAGTAATAACTAA
- a CDS encoding bifunctional pantoate--beta-alanine ligase/(d)CMP kinase, with protein MVINLGGLVRLFTTVAGLRCYLELHRSQQYALKREQPINDASSLAPTATVGLVPTMGALHQGHLSLIQRASQENALVVVSIFVNPLQFGPTEDFQQYPRTLETDQNLCEQAGVDAIFAPTAEELYGSAYCRQQELVTQVVPPQSMTATLCGRSRLGHFQGVATVVTKLLQLVQPDRAYFGRKDAQQLAIIQRLVRDLNIPVQVVGCPTVREASGLALSSRNQYLSDQEREQAAVIYRSLQRAKQQFQAGETDTSALIDAVKVELATVPIKPEYIELVHPMTMAPLDKVDEAGLLAIAARLGSTRLIDNVVLQDRQPIVAIDGPAGAGKSTVTRQIAQTLALLYLDTGAMYRALTWRVLQSGIDIQDEPAIAELVSKCEIQLVPGETPQEPVRVWIDQQEVTEAIRDLEVTSNVSAIAAQPAVREELVKQQQRYGRKGGIAIEGRDIGTHVFPDAELKIFLTASVQERARRRQQDLKNQGKGDISLDELERLIYERDRKDSTRTLAPLQKAVDAIEITTDGLTIAEVRDRIVALYHERVSTTNA; from the coding sequence TTGGTAATCAACCTAGGGGGATTGGTGCGCCTGTTTACAACGGTAGCGGGATTGCGATGCTATCTAGAGCTACATCGATCTCAGCAATATGCGTTGAAGCGAGAACAGCCTATTAACGATGCCTCGTCTTTGGCACCTACGGCAACCGTGGGTCTAGTGCCAACCATGGGGGCTTTGCACCAAGGTCATCTGAGCCTAATTCAACGGGCTAGTCAGGAAAATGCTCTCGTCGTTGTGAGCATCTTTGTCAATCCGTTGCAGTTTGGGCCTACGGAAGATTTTCAGCAGTATCCTCGTACCTTAGAAACAGACCAGAATCTCTGTGAGCAAGCTGGAGTTGATGCCATCTTTGCGCCTACCGCTGAAGAGTTGTATGGCTCAGCCTATTGCCGTCAGCAAGAACTAGTCACTCAAGTTGTACCTCCCCAGTCTATGACTGCTACTTTGTGTGGTCGCTCTCGCTTGGGACACTTTCAAGGGGTGGCCACGGTGGTCACAAAGCTACTACAACTCGTTCAGCCCGATCGCGCCTATTTTGGCCGCAAAGATGCTCAACAACTGGCAATTATTCAGCGACTCGTGCGCGATTTGAATATTCCCGTCCAAGTTGTGGGTTGTCCAACGGTACGGGAGGCAAGTGGATTGGCTCTCAGCTCTCGCAACCAGTACCTCTCCGACCAAGAACGTGAACAAGCAGCGGTAATCTATCGAAGTTTGCAGCGGGCGAAACAACAATTCCAAGCAGGTGAAACAGACACAAGTGCACTAATTGATGCGGTCAAGGTAGAATTGGCAACTGTGCCGATCAAACCCGAATATATTGAATTAGTGCATCCCATGACGATGGCTCCCTTAGATAAAGTTGATGAGGCAGGCTTGCTGGCGATCGCAGCCCGCTTAGGTTCAACTCGCTTGATTGATAATGTGGTTTTGCAAGACCGTCAGCCGATTGTGGCGATCGATGGTCCCGCTGGAGCAGGGAAGTCGACGGTGACTCGTCAGATTGCTCAGACGTTAGCGCTGCTTTATTTAGATACGGGAGCCATGTACCGAGCTTTGACTTGGCGGGTGCTGCAATCGGGGATTGACATTCAAGATGAACCCGCGATCGCCGAACTGGTGAGCAAGTGCGAAATTCAACTCGTACCCGGAGAAACTCCGCAAGAGCCAGTTAGAGTTTGGATTGATCAACAAGAAGTGACAGAAGCCATTCGTGACCTAGAAGTCACTTCTAATGTCTCGGCGATTGCGGCTCAACCTGCCGTCCGAGAAGAATTGGTGAAGCAACAGCAACGCTATGGCCGCAAAGGTGGCATTGCGATCGAGGGTCGTGACATCGGCACCCATGTTTTCCCCGATGCCGAACTTAAAATCTTTTTGACCGCTTCGGTGCAAGAACGCGCCCGTCGCCGCCAACAAGACCTAAAAAATCAGGGCAAGGGCGACATCAGCCTAGATGAACTAGAGCGGCTGATTTATGAGCGCGATCGCAAGGACAGCACTCGCACTCTAGCCCCGCTACAAAAAGCAGTAGACGCGATCGAAATTACTACCGATGGCCTGACGATTGCTGAAGTGCGCGATCGAATTGTGGCACTGTATCATGAGCGTGTTTCCACCACCAATGCTTAG
- a CDS encoding phosphodiester glycosidase family protein — translation MLNAKTSSQRLLAKPAPRYLHLAFKFALSPLLVLSYLLMGAFVGRVESGVVPAAIAQSNQPAPATPRSPNNSTVSASPRLLQQGTQISLNGQTWPVAWSQWQSAPNNNQIRTGISDTGLLRTTGVDLLNTNDPLQQPVQWFSNPTTNPLNLAVRHSQQYRHLDITELAAQAGWQVRPSGSTLLVTTPPSQLTSIRQGRQTWGNRIVIDLDRPTPWQVDLQGQTLSVTLNATADPALLQRFKPASVRPIPVRPASNAPSPRPTRPQVTAPQITAPPPGIPLRLGAVQNKLALRLEIPAGLQPQFSTLPQPNRLIIDLRPDAMVERNILWAPGLRWQQQFLTLGSSRFPVVWLSVNLRQPGLKLGPIWSAPSSLMGIAPLVQTAQRWQVAAAINGGFFNRKNQLPLGAIRQNSSWVSSPILNRGAIAWNEAGEVKIDRLTLQETLSTSTGQQLPVLSVNSGYVQAGIARYNSLWGNAYTPLTDNEIIVTVRNNQVIGQQPSEGAGKGAFAIPTDGYLLTFRANRNAASALPINTVVRLESETLPTDFARYSQIMGAGPLLVQNRQIVLDAKAEKFSDAFIRERAVRSVIGTNGEGTLVIATVHNRVGGVGPTLSETAQLIQQMGAIDALNLDGGSSTTLYLGGQILNRPPQTAARVHNGIGVFIQPNP, via the coding sequence GTGCTTAACGCTAAAACCTCCAGTCAGCGGCTGCTCGCCAAACCTGCTCCCCGCTACCTCCATCTTGCTTTCAAATTTGCACTTTCACCCCTACTAGTACTGTCCTACCTCCTAATGGGTGCTTTTGTCGGCAGAGTGGAGAGTGGGGTCGTACCCGCCGCGATCGCGCAATCGAACCAGCCCGCTCCAGCCACGCCGCGATCGCCCAACAACTCAACAGTCTCTGCCTCTCCTCGGTTATTGCAGCAGGGAACACAGATCTCGCTGAATGGGCAAACTTGGCCTGTGGCTTGGAGCCAATGGCAATCTGCCCCTAATAACAATCAAATTCGTACAGGAATTAGTGACACAGGGCTACTTCGCACAACTGGTGTAGATTTACTAAATACAAACGATCCCCTCCAGCAACCTGTGCAGTGGTTCTCTAACCCCACCACCAACCCCCTCAACTTGGCTGTCCGCCATAGTCAGCAATATCGCCACCTAGATATTACAGAGCTAGCAGCTCAGGCTGGTTGGCAAGTGAGACCATCCGGTAGCACGCTGCTTGTTACCACTCCCCCATCCCAATTGACCTCCATTCGGCAAGGTCGTCAAACTTGGGGCAATCGCATCGTGATTGATCTAGATCGCCCTACGCCTTGGCAAGTCGATCTACAAGGTCAGACTCTGAGCGTGACGCTCAACGCAACTGCTGATCCAGCCTTACTCCAGCGTTTTAAGCCCGCTTCTGTCCGACCTATCCCTGTCCGCCCCGCATCCAACGCTCCCTCGCCTCGTCCCACTCGCCCTCAGGTAACGGCACCCCAGATAACGGCACCTCCGCCAGGTATTCCTCTAAGACTGGGAGCCGTTCAAAACAAGCTAGCGTTACGGCTTGAGATCCCGGCGGGTTTGCAACCGCAATTTTCGACTTTACCTCAGCCCAATCGGCTCATCATCGATCTTAGACCCGACGCTATGGTAGAACGAAATATCTTGTGGGCTCCGGGATTACGTTGGCAGCAGCAATTTCTCACGCTTGGCAGTTCCCGCTTCCCAGTGGTTTGGCTCTCAGTGAACTTACGCCAGCCCGGATTAAAGTTAGGGCCGATTTGGAGCGCCCCCAGTTCCCTCATGGGTATTGCTCCCCTCGTACAAACCGCTCAGCGTTGGCAAGTCGCTGCGGCTATTAATGGTGGCTTTTTTAATCGCAAAAATCAGTTGCCATTGGGTGCCATTCGACAAAACAGTAGTTGGGTATCCAGCCCCATTCTCAATCGGGGAGCGATCGCCTGGAATGAAGCAGGAGAGGTAAAAATCGATCGCCTCACACTTCAAGAAACGCTCAGTACATCAACAGGGCAACAGCTACCCGTCTTGTCGGTCAACAGTGGCTACGTGCAAGCAGGAATTGCTCGCTACAACTCGCTTTGGGGAAACGCGTACACGCCACTGACTGACAACGAAATCATTGTCACTGTTCGCAACAACCAAGTCATAGGCCAACAGCCATCTGAAGGAGCAGGTAAAGGTGCCTTTGCGATCCCCACTGACGGCTATCTACTGACTTTCCGAGCCAATCGGAACGCTGCTAGTGCTCTACCCATTAACACTGTGGTTCGCTTAGAAAGCGAAACTCTACCCACTGATTTTGCTCGTTATTCCCAGATTATGGGTGCTGGTCCGCTACTCGTGCAGAATCGGCAAATCGTCCTAGACGCTAAAGCAGAAAAGTTTAGCGATGCCTTTATTCGGGAACGGGCGGTTCGTAGTGTAATTGGCACCAACGGAGAGGGCACCTTAGTGATAGCGACGGTTCACAATCGAGTCGGTGGGGTTGGCCCTACCCTGAGCGAGACAGCTCAACTGATTCAACAGATGGGAGCGATCGATGCCCTAAACCTAGATGGTGGCAGCTCCACAACTTTGTATCTAGGTGGTCAAATTCTCAATCGTCCTCCTCAAACCGCAGCACGAGTGCATAACGGCATCGGAGTCTTTATCCAACCAAACCCATAA
- a CDS encoding iron-sulfur cluster assembly accessory protein: MLQLSQAAINEVLRLKQKCHKSNAIFRLGVQPSGCSGMSYTLEFDDAIGPDDELYNCNGIQVAIARPSLTFLNGLSLDYSEDLMGGGFRFHNPNATQSCGCGNSFSIS, translated from the coding sequence ATGCTTCAGCTTAGCCAAGCCGCCATTAACGAAGTTTTGCGACTAAAGCAAAAATGTCACAAATCCAACGCCATATTTCGCCTCGGAGTACAGCCCAGTGGCTGTTCTGGCATGTCCTACACACTAGAATTTGATGATGCCATTGGACCGGATGACGAGCTGTATAACTGCAATGGCATTCAAGTCGCGATCGCTCGTCCCAGCCTAACTTTCTTAAATGGCTTAAGCTTGGATTACTCAGAAGACCTCATGGGCGGAGGATTTCGCTTTCACAACCCCAATGCAACCCAAAGCTGTGGTTGTGGTAACTCCTTCTCAATTAGCTAA
- the gltB gene encoding glutamate synthase large subunit: MDNVSVNLNQQLNQGLEVGYSGQRWLVEERDACGVGFIADLQGRATHSLVAKALSALECLEHRGGCSADQDSGDGAGLMTAIPWELMQQSLTEMGVAAATPERTGVGMLFLPQDASAAAKARQIVEKIAQEESLTLLGWRLVPVQPEVLGVQAKENQPQIEQVLVQAESLTGDELERKLYLVRKRIEQAVAIALQESSGPSEYDSLRDFYVCSFSSRTLIYKGMVRSAVLGDFYTDLKQPAYQSVFAVYHRRFSTNTLPKWPLAQPMRLLGHNGEINTLLGNINWMMAREADLAHGSWGDRLQDLKPVVNPDNSDSATLDNVMELLVQSGRSPVEALMIMVPEAYKNQPDLANYPEIVDFYEYYSGIQEPWDGPALLVFSDGKKVGATLDRNGLRPARYSITKDGFVVVASEAGVVDLPEAEIVEKGRLGPGQMISVDLGTHEVLKNWQIKQRVAQAHPYSEWLQQNRQNLQAQPFADTAQMDGQMLLRHQVAFGYSSEDVEMIIESMAAQGKEPTFSMGDDIPLAVLSEKPRLLYDYFKQRFAQVTNPPIDPLRESLVMSLTMQLGERGNLLEAKPESARQLKLESPVLNEVELEQIKQSGFETASLSTLFAISAGPEGLQRAVNALCQQAVEAVRAGKKVLVLSDRNQENALQLTEDYSYIPPLLAVGAVHHHLIRQGLRMKASLVVDTAQCWSTHHFACLIGYGASAVCPYLALETVRHWWSDSKTQAMMQRGKIEVSTLNGAQDNFRKAVEAGLLKILSKMGISLLSSYHGAQIFEAIGIGSDLLHLGFSGTTSRLGGLSVAELANEVISFHCRAFPELTAKKPENYGFVQYRPGGEYHMNNPEMVKTLHKAVADKSYDHYDLYQQHLSNRPITALRDLLDFKSDRPSIPLEEVESVADIMQRFCTGGMSLGALSREAHETLAIAMNRIGGKSNSGEGGEDPVRYHTLNDVDENGNSATLPHLKGLRNGDTASSSIKQVASGRFGVTPEYLASAKQIEIKMAQGAKPGEGGQLPGKKVSPYIAMLRRSKPGVTLISPPPHHDIYSIEDLAQLIFDLHQISPTAQVSVKLVAEIGIGTVAAGVAKANADIIQISGHDGGTGASPLSSIKHAGGPWELGLTEVHRVLMENQLRDRVILRVDGGLKAGWDVLIAALMGAEEFGFGSIAMIAEGCIMARICHTNNCPVGVATQREELRKRFSGTPEHVVNFFYFIAEEVRSLLARLGYRSLNEVIGRADLLAVREGAKLAKTQSLNLNCLTQLPDTRENRAWLQHESVHSNGPVLDDQLLADAEIQAAIANQGSVTKEVMVINTDRTVGTRLSGAIAKKYGDSGFEGQITLNFKGSAGQSFGAFNLPGMTLNLEGEANDYVGKGMHGGEIVIKPPAAATYDPALNVIVGNTCLYGSTGGTLFANGQVGERFAVRNSKGQAVIEGAGDHCCEYMTGGTIVVLGRVGRNVGAGMTGGLAYFLDEDGSFPTKVNPEIVKVQRVIAPAGEQQLRDLIEAHAERTGSPKAKAILANWSESLSKFWQVVPPSEADSPEANPDAATEKVLSSVQ; this comes from the coding sequence ATGGATAACGTGAGTGTGAATTTGAACCAGCAATTAAATCAGGGATTAGAAGTAGGCTACTCCGGCCAACGTTGGTTGGTTGAGGAGCGAGATGCTTGTGGCGTTGGTTTCATTGCGGATCTCCAAGGTCGAGCTACCCACTCTTTAGTGGCTAAGGCGTTGTCAGCTCTAGAGTGTTTAGAACATCGTGGCGGTTGTAGTGCCGACCAAGATTCTGGGGATGGAGCAGGGTTAATGACTGCCATCCCTTGGGAATTGATGCAGCAGTCTCTGACGGAGATGGGAGTGGCAGCCGCTACACCTGAGCGTACGGGGGTAGGCATGCTCTTTCTGCCTCAAGATGCCTCAGCCGCCGCTAAAGCTCGTCAAATTGTCGAAAAAATTGCTCAAGAAGAGTCTCTGACGCTGTTAGGGTGGCGTCTGGTACCTGTTCAGCCTGAGGTGTTAGGTGTTCAGGCAAAAGAAAACCAACCTCAAATCGAGCAAGTGTTGGTACAGGCTGAGAGCCTGACTGGAGATGAGTTAGAGCGCAAACTGTACCTGGTTCGTAAGCGGATTGAGCAGGCAGTTGCGATCGCTCTCCAAGAATCTTCTGGACCTAGCGAGTATGACTCGTTGCGAGATTTTTATGTTTGCTCCTTCTCCAGCCGCACTCTTATTTATAAAGGAATGGTGCGCTCGGCGGTCTTGGGAGATTTCTACACCGACCTGAAGCAGCCTGCTTACCAAAGTGTGTTTGCGGTTTACCACCGTCGCTTTAGCACCAACACTTTGCCCAAGTGGCCGCTGGCGCAACCGATGCGTTTGCTGGGACACAACGGCGAAATCAATACTTTGCTCGGCAACATCAACTGGATGATGGCGCGGGAAGCGGATCTAGCTCATGGCAGTTGGGGCGATCGCCTGCAAGACCTAAAGCCTGTGGTCAACCCAGACAACAGTGACTCCGCGACGCTGGACAACGTCATGGAACTGCTGGTGCAGTCGGGACGCAGCCCGGTGGAAGCCTTGATGATCATGGTGCCAGAGGCTTACAAGAACCAGCCCGACTTGGCGAACTACCCAGAAATTGTTGACTTCTACGAGTACTACAGCGGCATTCAAGAACCTTGGGATGGCCCCGCACTGCTGGTGTTTAGTGATGGCAAGAAAGTAGGTGCGACTCTAGACCGGAATGGTTTGCGCCCCGCTCGCTACAGCATCACCAAAGATGGTTTCGTGGTGGTGGCTTCGGAAGCGGGTGTGGTTGACCTACCAGAAGCAGAGATCGTCGAAAAAGGACGTCTTGGTCCTGGACAAATGATTTCGGTGGATTTGGGCACTCATGAAGTCCTAAAGAACTGGCAGATCAAGCAGCGGGTGGCTCAAGCTCATCCTTATAGCGAGTGGCTCCAGCAAAATCGTCAAAATTTGCAGGCTCAACCCTTTGCAGATACCGCCCAAATGGACGGTCAGATGCTGTTGCGGCATCAAGTGGCCTTTGGCTACAGCTCCGAAGACGTGGAAATGATCATCGAATCGATGGCGGCTCAAGGGAAAGAACCCACCTTCTCAATGGGTGACGATATTCCCCTGGCAGTGCTGTCTGAAAAGCCCCGTCTGCTCTACGACTACTTTAAGCAGCGTTTCGCCCAAGTCACCAACCCACCGATTGACCCCCTGCGCGAGAGTTTGGTCATGTCTTTGACCATGCAGCTGGGTGAGCGGGGTAACTTGCTGGAAGCCAAGCCAGAATCGGCTCGCCAGCTAAAGCTAGAATCTCCAGTGCTGAATGAGGTGGAGCTAGAACAAATCAAGCAGTCTGGGTTTGAAACAGCGTCGCTGTCTACCTTGTTTGCCATTTCCGCAGGGCCAGAAGGGTTGCAACGAGCGGTAAATGCTCTTTGTCAGCAAGCGGTAGAAGCGGTTCGTGCCGGTAAAAAGGTTCTGGTTTTGAGCGATCGCAACCAGGAAAATGCTCTTCAATTAACTGAAGATTACAGCTACATTCCACCTTTACTAGCAGTAGGTGCAGTCCACCACCACCTGATTCGTCAAGGCTTGCGGATGAAAGCCTCCTTGGTCGTAGATACTGCCCAGTGCTGGAGCACCCATCACTTTGCTTGTTTGATTGGCTATGGAGCGAGTGCCGTCTGCCCTTATCTAGCTCTGGAAACCGTACGGCATTGGTGGTCTGACTCCAAGACTCAAGCCATGATGCAGCGTGGCAAGATCGAAGTTTCCACCCTAAATGGCGCTCAAGATAACTTCCGTAAGGCAGTCGAAGCGGGCTTGCTGAAGATTCTTTCCAAGATGGGGATCTCGCTGTTGTCTAGCTATCACGGTGCCCAAATCTTTGAAGCAATCGGGATTGGCTCGGATCTGCTGCATCTAGGCTTCTCCGGTACGACCTCCCGATTGGGGGGCCTCAGCGTCGCGGAGCTAGCCAATGAAGTGATTTCCTTCCATTGCCGTGCTTTCCCCGAACTCACCGCCAAGAAACCCGAAAACTACGGCTTTGTGCAGTACCGTCCGGGTGGCGAGTACCACATGAACAATCCGGAGATGGTCAAGACGCTGCATAAAGCGGTCGCCGACAAGAGCTACGACCATTACGACTTGTACCAGCAACATCTGAGCAACCGTCCGATTACGGCACTACGAGATCTGCTCGACTTCAAGAGCGATCGCCCTTCCATTCCTTTAGAGGAAGTGGAATCTGTTGCTGACATCATGCAACGCTTTTGCACGGGCGGCATGTCCTTGGGCGCACTCTCGCGGGAAGCTCATGAAACATTGGCGATCGCGATGAACCGAATTGGCGGCAAATCCAACTCTGGTGAAGGCGGCGAAGATCCGGTTCGTTACCACACCCTCAACGATGTGGATGAAAACGGCAATTCTGCCACTTTGCCCCACCTAAAAGGTCTGAGAAACGGAGACACCGCTAGCTCCTCGATTAAACAGGTGGCCTCTGGTCGCTTTGGCGTCACCCCAGAGTACCTGGCTAGCGCCAAGCAGATTGAAATCAAGATGGCCCAAGGTGCCAAGCCTGGGGAAGGTGGTCAGCTACCTGGGAAGAAAGTCAGCCCCTACATCGCGATGCTGCGACGCTCCAAGCCTGGAGTGACTTTGATTTCTCCCCCACCTCACCACGACATTTACTCCATCGAAGACTTAGCTCAGCTAATCTTTGATCTGCATCAGATTAGCCCTACGGCTCAGGTTTCGGTGAAGCTGGTGGCTGAAATTGGCATTGGGACAGTTGCAGCGGGTGTGGCTAAAGCTAATGCTGACATCATCCAAATTTCTGGTCACGACGGCGGTACGGGCGCTTCTCCCCTCAGCTCGATTAAGCATGCAGGTGGGCCTTGGGAATTGGGTCTAACTGAAGTGCATCGCGTCCTGATGGAAAATCAACTACGCGATCGCGTGATTTTGCGAGTGGATGGTGGCCTCAAGGCGGGTTGGGATGTCTTAATCGCAGCGTTGATGGGAGCAGAAGAGTTTGGCTTTGGTTCGATCGCGATGATTGCTGAAGGGTGCATCATGGCGCGGATCTGCCACACTAACAACTGCCCTGTAGGTGTCGCGACTCAGCGCGAAGAACTCCGCAAGCGCTTCAGTGGAACACCGGAGCATGTGGTCAACTTCTTCTACTTTATTGCGGAAGAGGTGCGATCGCTGCTGGCGAGACTCGGCTATCGCTCTTTGAATGAAGTGATTGGTCGGGCGGATCTACTAGCAGTGCGTGAGGGTGCGAAACTCGCCAAGACTCAATCGCTAAACCTCAATTGCTTAACTCAACTGCCGGACACTCGCGAAAACCGCGCTTGGTTGCAACACGAGTCGGTACACAGCAACGGCCCTGTGCTCGATGATCAATTGCTTGCTGATGCTGAGATTCAAGCGGCGATCGCCAATCAGGGTAGCGTGACAAAAGAGGTCATGGTTATCAACACTGACCGGACTGTTGGCACCCGCTTATCTGGGGCGATCGCGAAGAAATATGGCGACTCTGGGTTTGAAGGCCAAATTACCCTCAACTTTAAAGGCAGTGCGGGTCAAAGCTTTGGTGCTTTTAACCTACCAGGCATGACGCTAAACCTGGAAGGGGAAGCGAATGACTACGTGGGTAAGGGTATGCATGGCGGCGAAATTGTGATCAAGCCACCCGCCGCTGCGACCTATGATCCTGCTTTAAACGTGATTGTGGGTAACACTTGTCTCTACGGCTCGACGGGTGGCACTCTGTTTGCCAATGGTCAAGTAGGAGAACGATTTGCTGTCCGCAACTCCAAAGGTCAAGCGGTAATTGAAGGGGCGGGTGACCACTGCTGCGAATACATGACAGGCGGCACTATCGTTGTTCTCGGTCGTGTAGGTCGCAACGTAGGCGCAGGCATGACAGGTGGCTTAGCTTACTTCTTGGATGAAGATGGCAGCTTCCCCACCAAGGTCAACCCCGAAATTGTGAAAGTGCAGCGGGTGATTGCTCCTGCGGGTGAACAGCAACTACGAGATCTGATTGAAGCTCACGCAGAGCGGACAGGCAGCCCGAAAGCGAAAGCGATTTTGGCGAACTGGTCAGAGTCTCTGTCTAAGTTCTGGCAAGTGGTTCCACCTTCCGAAGCAGACAGCCCAGAAGCAAATCCTGATGCTGCAACTGAAAAGGTGCTGAGTTCGGTGCAGTAA
- a CDS encoding septal ring lytic transglycosylase RlpA family protein yields the protein MNQRFRSRVTVALLVAALSPSLPGSAGAIELSTKNSSAASQPTLLNQHSEKQSAIKLAQSQPTQATEVVKVGERQNSTPDKNTLIAKIQAHEVAGRKAATLYVRDIPVLTFLATTRTPSDPEADEHSKSLAIANPVKVATRQAVSIEAQTVKSGEGTKTGAIATTSASNSTPLDNADDPLWRATAVAAQINQMSWNGLDADKITVNWDAETSPTGAPGDRYLIKANGNILVTLDTTTTLPDTTRDLANDALQATNRLRRLLGNAVPLREVSGRPVKREQTIAVGSVKFHVKGWASWYGPGFNGNRSASGEIFNQNALTAAHRDLPFGTKVRVTNLDNGRSVMVRINDRGPYAGDRVIDLSAAAAQVLGLIHSGVAPVRLDVMDTQRTVTASN from the coding sequence ATGAATCAACGATTTCGGAGTCGTGTCACTGTTGCCCTGTTGGTAGCTGCTTTATCTCCCTCTCTACCAGGTTCTGCTGGAGCGATCGAGCTTAGTACTAAAAACAGCTCTGCTGCTAGCCAGCCAACTTTACTAAACCAGCACTCAGAGAAGCAATCTGCGATTAAACTAGCACAGTCACAACCCACTCAAGCGACAGAAGTCGTCAAAGTTGGAGAACGCCAAAATTCAACTCCAGACAAAAATACGCTGATCGCCAAAATTCAAGCCCATGAAGTGGCAGGCCGAAAAGCTGCAACGCTCTATGTCCGAGACATTCCTGTTCTGACCTTTTTAGCAACGACCAGAACCCCATCAGACCCCGAAGCTGACGAGCACAGCAAAAGTTTAGCGATCGCCAATCCAGTCAAAGTAGCAACTCGCCAAGCGGTATCTATAGAAGCTCAAACTGTAAAATCAGGTGAGGGTACCAAGACAGGTGCGATCGCTACTACCTCAGCTTCCAACAGCACTCCCCTAGACAACGCCGACGATCCCCTATGGCGAGCCACCGCCGTTGCTGCTCAAATTAACCAAATGAGCTGGAATGGGTTAGATGCCGACAAGATTACTGTCAACTGGGACGCTGAAACCAGTCCTACAGGCGCACCTGGCGATCGCTATCTGATCAAAGCTAACGGCAATATCTTAGTTACACTGGATACCACCACTACCCTGCCAGATACCACCCGTGACTTGGCGAACGATGCGCTTCAAGCCACCAACCGCTTACGACGCCTGTTAGGTAATGCCGTTCCTTTGCGAGAAGTTTCGGGTCGCCCAGTTAAGCGAGAGCAAACAATCGCAGTAGGCTCAGTCAAGTTTCACGTCAAGGGATGGGCTTCTTGGTATGGCCCTGGTTTCAATGGCAATCGCAGTGCCAGTGGTGAAATCTTCAACCAAAATGCTCTCACAGCAGCCCATCGTGACTTACCATTTGGCACAAAAGTGCGAGTTACTAACCTAGATAATGGGCGATCGGTCATGGTACGCATCAACGATCGTGGCCCTTACGCGGGCGATCGCGTCATTGATCTCTCTGCGGCGGCGGCTCAGGTTCTAGGTTTGATTCACAGTGGTGTGGCTCCAGTGCGTCTTGATGTGATGGATACCCAAAGAACTGTCACAGCTAGCAATTAA
- a CDS encoding Uma2 family endonuclease has protein sequence MAQILSKSINLEEFLKLPETEPASEYIDGEIIRKPMPQGKHSTIQTEFSASVNTVLKPGRTARAFSELRCTFGDRSTVPDVSVFTWTRIPRDENGEIANTFAIAPDWTIEILSPDQSQTKVTKNILHCLNHGIQMGWLIDPDEQTVFVYLPKQQPEVFDESEQKLPVPSFASELNLNVGTVFSWLLE, from the coding sequence GTGGCCCAAATCCTATCTAAATCCATAAACTTAGAGGAATTTCTGAAGCTACCAGAAACTGAGCCTGCTAGTGAATATATTGATGGAGAAATTATTAGGAAGCCGATGCCGCAAGGTAAGCACAGCACGATTCAGACTGAGTTTTCTGCTAGTGTTAATACTGTTTTGAAACCAGGGCGAACGGCACGAGCATTTTCAGAATTACGCTGTACTTTTGGCGATCGCTCAACTGTTCCAGATGTGTCTGTGTTTACTTGGACGAGAATTCCGCGTGACGAGAATGGCGAGATTGCCAATACCTTTGCGATCGCTCCTGACTGGACAATCGAGATTCTGTCACCTGACCAAAGCCAAACCAAGGTCACTAAAAATATCCTACATTGTCTCAATCATGGAATTCAAATGGGTTGGCTGATCGATCCAGATGAGCAAACTGTATTTGTTTATCTTCCAAAGCAGCAACCAGAAGTCTTTGATGAATCAGAGCAAAAACTCCCAGTTCCATCCTTTGCTAGCGAACTAAATTTAAACGTGGGAACTGTGTTTAGTTGGCTATTGGAATAG